In the genome of Polaribacter atrinae, one region contains:
- a CDS encoding DUF1456 family protein — MGLTNNDILKKLRVAHKLRDTDIVEICALVDFKVSKAELGALFRSEEHPKYVECQDQILRNFLNGLVVHLRGPMPKKGEKK; from the coding sequence ATGGGATTAACAAATAATGACATTTTAAAAAAACTACGTGTAGCTCATAAATTACGCGATACAGATATTGTAGAAATTTGTGCTTTGGTAGACTTTAAAGTAAGTAAAGCAGAATTAGGTGCTTTATTTAGAAGTGAAGAACACCCTAAATATGTAGAATGTCAGGATCAAATATTACGTAACTTCTTAAACGGATTGGTTGTTCATTTACGTGGACCAATGCCTAAAAAAGGTGAGAAGAAATAA
- a CDS encoding DUF11 domain-containing protein, which produces MPSGSIEVVNKDFETYQWYDNGTLVQGATNHTYTPTEAGDYYVRVSKGGCTYDSKSISAYYCNPDVVVNKTADKTEVIEGDTITFKITVESKGLDAVTNVNISDVIPAGLKICSAEASTGSWSEPNWTVGTLTSGQIETITIKAIVNPMTGTAVSSSLTNTVTNTQDQEDSNKTTDAPSVSFNILRDTDADGVADVNDIDDDNDGILDTVEGSNDIDNDGIPNSLDLDSDGDGCPDTIEAGIPAVLTNTNVTNGYGTNTSNNTITNVTNAVINITNNPIGSNGLATSLETNDTSTTSTNYTSTYSTYALDAATNVCGVAMITQVYQTNTERWIEITNTDATNIVAPNAAIIALFKNTSGDQTDNTPTAFISNTNAINPGESLLISAGTVSNKLSTASEIVDTNVTDFDDANDNIALTRISNTNAWASRIDVIASIEDNTSYVRIDEVSAPNKTADATEWVAFINDNIITYSDLVNDNAIERHAHDPLLSEIATANDEANIKPGLRRFQFTDRTTVLGSSVWTNGYPDRSRNVKVSEDYNHTGKLSARKLEVKESSIFTITDNLLVVTNEIIIKDTNDEIRLISSDNTNKAQLIQTHKTASKVTGNGKLLVDQNSTVPSKYRYNY; this is translated from the coding sequence TTGCCAAGTGGTTCAATTGAAGTAGTTAATAAAGATTTTGAAACTTATCAATGGTATGACAATGGTACTTTGGTACAAGGAGCAACAAACCATACATATACTCCAACAGAAGCTGGAGATTATTACGTACGTGTTTCTAAAGGAGGTTGTACTTATGATTCTAAATCTATTTCTGCTTATTATTGTAATCCTGATGTTGTTGTAAACAAAACTGCTGACAAAACAGAAGTTATAGAAGGGGATACAATTACTTTTAAAATTACAGTAGAAAGTAAAGGATTAGACGCAGTAACAAATGTTAACATTTCAGATGTTATTCCTGCTGGATTAAAAATATGTAGTGCAGAAGCGAGTACAGGTTCTTGGTCTGAACCAAATTGGACAGTAGGAACACTTACAAGCGGACAAATAGAAACGATTACAATAAAAGCAATCGTTAACCCAATGACAGGTACAGCGGTTAGCTCTTCATTAACAAACACAGTAACAAACACACAAGACCAAGAAGATAGTAACAAGACTACAGATGCTCCTTCTGTTTCTTTTAATATTTTAAGAGATACTGATGCTGATGGCGTTGCAGATGTAAATGATATAGACGATGATAACGATGGTATTTTAGACACTGTAGAAGGAAGTAATGATATTGATAATGACGGTATCCCTAATTCATTAGACTTAGATTCTGATGGTGATGGCTGCCCAGACACTATAGAAGCTGGTATACCTGCCGTATTAACAAATACAAATGTAACCAATGGTTATGGTACAAATACTTCTAACAACACAATTACAAACGTTACAAACGCTGTTATAAACATTACAAATAACCCTATTGGTAGTAATGGATTAGCAACTAGCTTAGAAACTAATGACACCTCTACAACCTCTACAAATTATACTTCTACTTATAGCACCTATGCTTTAGATGCTGCTACAAATGTTTGTGGAGTTGCTATGATTACACAAGTATACCAAACAAATACAGAACGTTGGATAGAAATTACCAATACAGATGCTACAAATATTGTTGCACCAAATGCAGCTATTATTGCACTCTTTAAAAACACCTCTGGAGATCAAACAGATAATACGCCAACTGCTTTTATCTCTAACACAAATGCTATTAACCCGGGTGAATCTCTATTAATATCTGCAGGAACCGTTTCTAACAAGCTTTCTACAGCTTCTGAAATAGTTGATACAAATGTTACAGATTTTGATGATGCCAATGATAATATAGCCTTAACTAGAATATCTAATACGAATGCTTGGGCATCAAGGATTGATGTGATAGCATCTATAGAAGACAATACAAGCTATGTGCGTATTGATGAAGTTTCTGCACCAAATAAAACTGCAGATGCAACAGAATGGGTTGCTTTTATAAATGATAATATTATTACCTATTCAGATTTAGTAAATGATAATGCTATAGAACGTCATGCACACGATCCTTTATTATCTGAAATAGCTACTGCTAATGATGAAGCCAATATTAAACCAGGTTTACGTAGATTTCAATTCACAGACAGAACTACCGTATTAGGTAGTAGTGTTTGGACAAACGGATACCCAGATAGATCTAGAAATGTAAAGGTTTCTGAAGATTATAATCATACAGGTAAGTTAAGTGCTAGAAAATTAGAAGTTAAAGAAAGTAGTATTTTTACAATTACAGATAACCTATTAGTAGTTACAAATGAAATAATTATTAAAGATACAAACGATGAAATACGCTTAATTAGTTCAGACAATACTAATAAGGCACAGTTAATTCAAACGCATAAAACAGCATCTAAAGTTACTGGAAACGGTAAATTATTAGTAGACCAAAACTCTACAGTACCAAGTAAGTACAGATATAATTATTAA
- a CDS encoding flavin reductase family protein produces MLSINPKEITTQKLHSYLLGAIAPRPIAFASTVDADGNPNLSPFSFFNIFGANPPILIFSPARRVKDNTTKHTLENVLATKEVVINVVNYAMVQQMSLSSTEYPQGVNEFEKAGFTMLASERVKPFRVAESPVQLECKVNDVIFTGDEGGAGNLIICQVVKVHISEDVLAEDGSIDQHKIDLVARAGGSFYTRAKEGFFEIPKPVSTLGIGVDKIPLEIRNSTVLTGNNLGMLGNVEQLPTEADVNNFKKDHLEFIGLETTKKHTFAQEYLKKNDVESAWKVLLLN; encoded by the coding sequence ATGCTATCTATTAACCCAAAAGAGATTACAACCCAAAAATTACACAGTTATTTATTAGGTGCCATTGCGCCAAGACCTATTGCTTTTGCAAGTACGGTTGATGCAGATGGGAATCCGAATTTATCACCTTTTAGTTTTTTTAATATTTTTGGAGCAAACCCACCAATATTAATCTTTTCTCCAGCAAGAAGGGTAAAAGATAATACTACAAAACACACGCTAGAAAATGTTTTGGCTACCAAAGAAGTGGTTATAAATGTGGTAAATTATGCCATGGTACAACAAATGTCTTTAAGTAGTACAGAATATCCGCAAGGTGTAAATGAGTTTGAAAAAGCAGGGTTTACCATGTTAGCTTCAGAGAGGGTAAAACCTTTTAGAGTAGCAGAATCTCCTGTGCAATTAGAGTGTAAGGTAAATGATGTTATTTTTACTGGTGATGAAGGTGGAGCAGGAAATTTAATAATTTGTCAGGTAGTTAAAGTACATATTTCTGAAGATGTTTTAGCGGAAGACGGAAGCATAGATCAACATAAAATAGACTTGGTCGCAAGAGCAGGAGGTAGTTTTTATACTAGGGCAAAAGAAGGCTTTTTTGAGATACCAAAACCAGTAAGTACTTTAGGTATTGGAGTTGATAAAATACCTTTAGAAATAAGAAATAGTACGGTGTTAACGGGTAATAATTTAGGGATGTTAGGTAATGTAGAACAATTGCCAACAGAAGCAGATGTTAATAACTTTAAGAAAGATCATTTAGAGTTTATTGGACTAGAAACCACAAAAAAACATACATTTGCCCAAGAGTATTTAAAAAAGAATGATGTAGAAAGTGCTTGGAAAGTGCTTTTATTAAATTAG
- a CDS encoding RluA family pseudouridine synthase, which yields MNYFQNFKADISGIELPKKFTFPFYYQPHQLATIATNELQEYLENQTDFTHNFGLSEEQETLPIGKMFGVLVVKNKQNEIGYLAAFSGKLADKSLPEKFVPPVFNMRTEGSFYIKGEQEIDKINAQLSLLKKDRSYLKLKKSVKKLSKEIEDDLMLERRKMNLQKKDRKRRKTNGQATLNEADFNVLNKKLVQESFNNQFYYKELLEYYDDKIAKKRTELALFEDKIAFLKKERKEKSNYLQQTLFSKYAFLNQKKELRNLLDIFTNPAIKPPAGSGECSAPKLLQHAFLNDLTPICMAEFWWGISPNSAIRKHKNFYPACQGRCKPILTHMLEGIAMDENLLLENLAEKQELEIIYEDDVLLVVNKPTEFLSVPGKDISDSVYTRIKEKYPDATGPLIVHRLDMSTSGILLLTKTKEANKVLQSQFINRTVKKRYVALLDGNLTEESGKIKLPLRVDLDDRPKQLVDFVHGKNAETDWKIIDRQNGKTKVHFYPITGRTHQLRVHSAHIKGLNTPIVGDDLYGNKENRLHLHAEFIEFSHPTTHKKMSFTVTPDF from the coding sequence TTGAATTATTTCCAAAATTTTAAAGCCGATATTTCAGGAATTGAACTTCCAAAAAAATTTACTTTTCCCTTTTACTATCAACCTCATCAATTAGCAACAATTGCTACAAATGAATTGCAAGAATATTTAGAAAACCAAACGGACTTTACACACAATTTTGGATTATCCGAAGAACAAGAAACATTACCTATTGGTAAAATGTTTGGAGTTTTGGTGGTTAAAAACAAACAAAATGAAATTGGTTATTTAGCTGCCTTTTCAGGAAAATTAGCAGATAAAAGTTTGCCTGAAAAATTTGTTCCGCCTGTTTTTAATATGAGAACAGAAGGAAGTTTCTATATTAAAGGAGAGCAAGAAATAGATAAAATAAACGCACAATTATCTCTTTTAAAAAAGGATAGAAGCTATTTAAAGCTAAAAAAATCTGTTAAAAAATTATCAAAAGAAATAGAAGACGATTTAATGCTGGAGAGGAGAAAAATGAATCTTCAGAAAAAAGATAGAAAAAGAAGAAAGACCAACGGACAAGCAACTTTAAATGAAGCTGATTTTAATGTTTTAAATAAAAAATTAGTCCAAGAAAGTTTTAATAATCAATTTTATTACAAAGAACTTTTAGAATATTACGACGATAAAATTGCTAAAAAAAGAACGGAATTAGCTCTTTTTGAAGATAAAATTGCATTCTTAAAAAAAGAAAGAAAAGAAAAATCTAACTATTTACAACAAACTCTTTTCAGTAAATATGCTTTCTTAAATCAAAAAAAAGAGCTGCGTAATTTATTAGATATTTTTACAAATCCTGCTATAAAACCACCTGCAGGATCCGGAGAATGTTCTGCTCCTAAATTATTACAACATGCTTTTTTAAACGATTTAACGCCTATTTGTATGGCAGAATTTTGGTGGGGAATCTCGCCAAACTCCGCTATTAGAAAACATAAGAACTTTTATCCTGCCTGCCAAGGCAGATGCAAACCTATTTTAACACACATGTTAGAAGGTATTGCAATGGATGAAAATTTATTGTTAGAAAATTTAGCAGAGAAACAAGAATTAGAAATCATTTATGAAGATGATGTTTTATTAGTTGTAAATAAACCAACGGAGTTTTTATCTGTACCAGGAAAGGACATTTCAGATTCTGTATATACGCGAATTAAAGAGAAATATCCAGATGCTACGGGTCCATTAATTGTTCACAGATTAGACATGTCTACTTCTGGAATTTTATTATTGACCAAAACAAAAGAAGCCAATAAAGTATTACAAAGTCAGTTTATAAACAGAACTGTAAAAAAACGATATGTTGCTTTATTAGATGGAAACCTAACCGAAGAAAGTGGTAAAATAAAACTTCCTTTGCGTGTAGATTTAGACGATAGACCTAAACAATTAGTAGATTTTGTTCATGGAAAAAATGCAGAAACCGATTGGAAAATCATCGATAGACAAAACGGAAAAACAAAAGTTCATTTCTACCCAATTACAGGAAGAACGCATCAATTAAGAGTACATTCCGCTCATATAAAAGGACTAAATACACCAATTGTTGGTGATGACTTGTATGGAAATAAAGAAAACAGGTTGCATTTACATGCTGAATTCATAGAATTTTCACACCCTACAACTCATAAGAAAATGAGTTTTACAGTGACCCCAGATTTTTAG
- a CDS encoding YqaA family protein, producing the protein MAKKTKKKTKTHRAKLMHSYFHRTGFYMFIWESLKKAFWPIVIVVASLFLFNKYVYDINEGLHHFTETVSRLTVLIFFFVSETLLGLVPPEMFIAWSKKTPDPILNLAILATLSYCGGLISYFLGKTALKIASVKEYLEVKMAKNLKNTRKWGGILILVGALLPLPFSIACIAAGMIKYPFNKVVFFGLFRFVRFAIYAWAIFQVVH; encoded by the coding sequence ATGGCAAAAAAAACAAAAAAAAAAACAAAAACGCATAGAGCTAAACTAATGCACTCCTATTTCCATAGAACAGGGTTTTATATGTTTATCTGGGAGAGCTTAAAGAAAGCTTTTTGGCCAATTGTTATTGTTGTTGCAAGCTTATTTCTTTTTAATAAATATGTATATGATATTAATGAAGGCTTGCATCATTTTACAGAAACAGTTTCTAGACTTACAGTTTTAATATTCTTTTTTGTTTCTGAAACCTTATTAGGGCTAGTACCGCCAGAAATGTTTATTGCGTGGTCTAAAAAAACACCTGATCCAATATTAAACTTAGCAATTTTAGCTACTTTATCTTATTGCGGTGGATTAATTTCTTACTTTTTAGGAAAAACAGCTTTAAAAATAGCATCAGTAAAGGAATATTTAGAAGTAAAAATGGCTAAAAACCTAAAAAACACTCGTAAATGGGGTGGCATCTTAATATTGGTAGGCGCCTTATTACCATTACCTTTTTCAATTGCTTGTATTGCTGCAGGAATGATAAAATATCCATTTAATAAAGTTGTCTTTTTTGGTTTATTTCGTTTTGTTAGATTTGCAATATATGCTTGGGCAATTTTTCAAGTTGTACATTAA
- a CDS encoding DUF3127 domain-containing protein, with product MEVIGKVKLIGDVQTFGSNGFQKRELVVTTDDQYPQMINIEFQQDKTDLLNNYKVGQDVKVSINLRGREWINPQGEAKYFNSIVGWRIENLSQASAGGNLPPVDQFEPASKVTDEEPDDLPF from the coding sequence ATGGAAGTTATTGGTAAAGTAAAATTAATTGGAGACGTTCAAACATTTGGATCAAACGGATTTCAAAAAAGAGAATTAGTGGTTACAACAGATGATCAATATCCGCAAATGATTAATATCGAGTTTCAACAAGATAAAACTGATTTATTAAACAATTACAAAGTTGGTCAAGATGTAAAAGTTTCTATCAATTTAAGAGGTAGAGAATGGATTAACCCACAAGGTGAAGCTAAATATTTTAACTCAATAGTTGGGTGGAGAATAGAAAATTTATCTCAAGCGTCTGCAGGTGGTAATTTACCTCCAGTAGATCAATTTGAGCCTGCATCTAAAGTTACAGATGAAGAGCCAGATGATTTACCTTTCTAG
- a CDS encoding IgGFc-binding protein has product MNILSLKKLKRASIFIILFTFSQISYGQLSDLHFLPPLKQHSNNQSVKQQSLYLSTPETNSFEVKIYQGTNTNAIATLSLSKSTPIIYSLANGDNNITLVSNTNTGVVLKNSGLRIEAPNGEEFYVNYRGRSSAQGTSITSKGRAALGQKFKWGGAPIEASHNSINATLGIMATEDNTEITINGYDPACEFRLQNDIDGITANAIEITLNKGESYVVEAAKSAATANIDGWIGASINFNKDIAISNGMLNFGVSATSQARDAGADQPVPEDKLGKEYVFVRGQGGSSNEFVIIIGTQANTNIFVNTSDETTTPFATIGIGEYVEIPASYYSGSSVGKNMFVKSTKNVYAYQVLSGSSATKTVSLNFVAPVSCLLPDTMDFIHNITDLSGTPVTGGVFIIASTTTDR; this is encoded by the coding sequence ATGAACATCTTAAGTTTAAAAAAATTAAAGAGAGCATCTATATTTATCATTCTATTTACTTTTTCTCAAATAAGTTATGGTCAATTAAGCGACTTACACTTTTTACCTCCTTTAAAGCAACATTCAAATAATCAATCTGTTAAGCAACAGAGTTTATATTTATCAACACCAGAAACAAATAGTTTCGAGGTTAAAATTTATCAAGGAACTAATACCAATGCTATTGCTACCCTTTCTCTATCTAAATCTACACCAATAATTTATAGCTTAGCAAACGGAGATAACAACATAACATTAGTATCCAATACAAATACTGGAGTTGTTTTAAAGAATAGTGGTTTACGTATTGAAGCTCCCAATGGAGAAGAGTTTTATGTAAACTATAGAGGACGTTCTAGCGCACAAGGTACTTCAATCACCTCTAAAGGTAGAGCCGCTTTAGGCCAAAAATTTAAATGGGGAGGAGCACCAATTGAAGCAAGCCATAACAGTATAAATGCTACTTTAGGTATTATGGCTACAGAAGACAATACAGAAATTACCATAAACGGTTATGACCCTGCTTGTGAATTTAGATTACAAAATGATATAGATGGTATTACTGCAAACGCTATTGAAATAACACTTAACAAAGGAGAATCTTATGTTGTTGAAGCTGCAAAAAGTGCTGCAACAGCAAATATAGATGGTTGGATTGGAGCTTCTATTAATTTTAATAAAGACATTGCTATTAGTAATGGGATGTTAAATTTTGGAGTAAGTGCTACTAGTCAAGCTAGAGATGCTGGTGCAGATCAACCCGTACCAGAAGATAAATTAGGTAAAGAATATGTTTTTGTTCGTGGCCAAGGAGGATCTAGTAATGAGTTTGTTATTATTATAGGAACGCAAGCAAATACAAATATATTTGTAAATACAAGTGATGAAACTACTACTCCATTTGCTACAATTGGTATTGGAGAATATGTAGAAATACCTGCTTCTTACTATTCTGGTTCATCAGTTGGAAAAAACATGTTTGTAAAATCTACAAAGAACGTATATGCATATCAAGTACTTTCTGGAAGCTCAGCAACTAAAACAGTTAGTTTAAATTTCGTGGCACCTGTAAGCTGTTTACTACCAGACACCATGGATTTTATACACAATATAACAGACTTATCTGGGACGCCTGTTACTGGAGGAGTCTTTATTATTGCATCTACAACAACAGACCGCTGA
- a CDS encoding sensor histidine kinase: MKIFSNTLLFKRITILVSFIIVSLILWNTYTFFQKFKHEERIKMEILATAQKEIASDTNLDANVDLPLKIIENNSNIPMILVNDKGEIEYFQNLDSVKASNPKYLEKQLIEMKAENEPIEVSYKGKNKQFIYYRNSDLLNRLTYYPIALILILFLFLSVIYMFYNSNKVAETNQLWTGMAKETAHQIGTPLSSLLGWIAILKMEKVDDKYVAEIEKDVSRLNTIANRFSKIGSTPELEKENVVAVTKQAFDYLESRSSKQISFSFSTTDAEIYTNLNTELFGWVIENLIKNAIDAMLGKGQLQLTIENTAKKVKITITDTGKGMPKKLFKQIFKPGFTTKKRGWGLGLSLSKRIVADYHKGKIFVQKSEIEKGTTFEILLDKV, encoded by the coding sequence ATGAAAATTTTTTCGAACACCCTTTTATTTAAACGAATTACAATTCTTGTTTCGTTTATTATTGTTTCTTTAATCTTGTGGAATACCTATACTTTCTTTCAAAAATTTAAGCATGAAGAACGTATTAAAATGGAAATTTTAGCAACCGCTCAAAAAGAAATTGCTAGCGACACCAACTTAGATGCCAATGTAGATTTACCCTTAAAAATAATTGAGAACAACAGTAATATTCCAATGATTCTGGTAAATGACAAAGGAGAAATAGAATATTTTCAAAACCTTGACTCTGTAAAAGCTTCAAATCCTAAATATTTAGAAAAACAACTTATAGAAATGAAGGCCGAAAATGAGCCCATTGAAGTGAGTTATAAAGGCAAAAACAAACAGTTTATTTATTATCGAAATTCCGATTTATTAAACAGATTAACCTACTATCCAATTGCATTAATTTTAATTTTATTTCTCTTTTTAAGTGTTATTTATATGTTTTACAACTCTAATAAAGTTGCAGAAACCAATCAACTTTGGACAGGAATGGCTAAAGAAACAGCACATCAAATTGGTACGCCTTTGTCTTCTCTTTTAGGTTGGATTGCCATTTTAAAAATGGAAAAGGTTGATGATAAATATGTCGCAGAAATAGAAAAAGATGTTAGTAGATTAAACACCATTGCAAATCGTTTTTCTAAAATTGGTTCTACACCAGAACTAGAAAAAGAAAATGTGGTTGCCGTTACCAAACAAGCTTTCGATTACCTAGAATCTAGAAGTTCTAAGCAAATATCCTTCTCTTTTTCTACTACAGATGCTGAAATTTACACCAATTTAAATACAGAGTTATTTGGCTGGGTTATAGAAAACCTTATTAAGAATGCTATTGACGCCATGTTAGGCAAGGGACAACTACAACTAACTATAGAAAACACCGCTAAAAAGGTAAAAATCACCATTACCGATACTGGTAAAGGAATGCCTAAAAAATTATTTAAACAAATTTTTAAACCCGGTTTCACTACCAAAAAACGTGGTTGGGGCTTAGGATTATCACTTTCTAAACGTATTGTTGCTGATTATCACAAAGGAAAAATATTTGTACAAAAATCTGAAATTGAAAAAGGAACTACTTTTGAGATCCTCTTAGATAAAGTGTAG
- the aat gene encoding leucyl/phenylalanyl-tRNA--protein transferase, which yields MIWLTDKIDFPPYEYTTNDGIIALGGDLSDERLIYAYKNGIFPWFSEGEPIVWYCPLERMVLFPDAIKVSKSMRKIINKNQFAITENKAFKEVIYYCKNIERSDGFGTWITDDMEQAYINLHKKGIAKSIEVWFNNELVGGLYGLEINTIFCGESMFSKVSNASKLAFIHLAEKKEYTLIDCQMYNDHLASLGAQEIDRNTFLKILKV from the coding sequence ATGATTTGGCTTACAGATAAAATTGATTTCCCACCTTATGAATATACCACAAATGATGGAATTATCGCTCTAGGTGGAGATTTATCTGACGAACGTTTAATTTATGCCTACAAAAATGGAATTTTCCCATGGTTTTCAGAAGGAGAGCCAATTGTTTGGTATTGTCCGTTAGAAAGAATGGTGTTGTTTCCGGATGCTATAAAAGTTTCTAAATCGATGCGTAAAATTATCAATAAAAATCAATTTGCCATAACAGAGAATAAAGCATTTAAAGAAGTGATTTACTACTGTAAAAATATTGAAAGAAGTGATGGTTTTGGTACTTGGATAACTGATGATATGGAGCAGGCCTACATCAATTTGCATAAAAAAGGCATCGCAAAATCTATAGAAGTATGGTTTAATAATGAGTTAGTTGGTGGTTTGTATGGTTTAGAAATAAATACTATTTTCTGTGGAGAAAGTATGTTTAGTAAAGTTTCTAATGCTTCTAAGTTGGCATTTATTCATCTCGCCGAAAAGAAAGAATATACTTTAATCGATTGCCAAATGTATAATGATCATTTAGCGAGTTTAGGCGCTCAAGAAATTGATAGAAATACATTTTTAAAAATACTAAAAGTTTAA
- a CDS encoding L-threonylcarbamoyladenylate synthase yields the protein MSIISKDIQKAIQLLTNEELVAIPTETVYGLAGNIFSEKAIKSIFSTKKRPFFNPLIVHIPSVDSLDGIVTHVPEKAKLLAAAFWPGSMTLVLKKNKNIPDIITAGKDTVAVRVPNHPVTLELLRQLPFPLAAPSANPFGSISPTKPTHVERYFKNDIQQVLDGGACTNGIESTIIGFIDDEPIIYRLGALALEDIEAVVGTINIKNKEEISPDAPGMLARHYAPATRTFLVDDIASEVKKHEGKKIGVLPFKNSLNDVSLTEIILSEKGSMHEAASKLYDSLHELDSKKLDVIIAERFPEFGLGKSINDRLQRATFSL from the coding sequence ATGAGCATCATTTCTAAAGACATACAAAAAGCCATACAGCTATTAACCAATGAAGAGTTGGTTGCCATACCAACAGAAACTGTTTATGGTTTAGCCGGAAATATTTTTAGCGAAAAAGCGATAAAAAGTATTTTTTCAACTAAGAAACGTCCGTTTTTTAACCCTTTAATTGTACACATTCCTTCTGTAGATTCTTTAGACGGAATTGTAACTCATGTCCCTGAAAAAGCAAAATTATTAGCGGCTGCTTTTTGGCCTGGTTCTATGACATTGGTTTTAAAAAAGAACAAAAATATTCCTGATATTATTACTGCCGGTAAAGATACCGTTGCGGTTCGTGTACCGAATCACCCTGTAACTTTAGAGTTATTAAGACAACTCCCTTTTCCTTTAGCAGCACCAAGTGCGAATCCTTTTGGAAGCATTAGCCCAACAAAACCAACACATGTAGAACGCTATTTTAAGAATGATATTCAGCAAGTTTTAGATGGTGGGGCTTGTACAAACGGCATTGAATCTACCATTATTGGTTTTATAGATGATGAACCTATTATTTACAGATTAGGAGCGTTGGCTTTAGAAGATATTGAAGCTGTTGTTGGTACAATTAACATTAAAAATAAAGAAGAAATAAGTCCGGATGCTCCAGGAATGTTGGCTAGACATTATGCACCTGCTACTCGTACTTTTTTGGTTGATGATATTGCCAGTGAGGTAAAAAAGCATGAAGGCAAAAAAATTGGTGTATTACCTTTTAAAAATTCTTTGAATGATGTTTCTCTAACAGAAATTATTTTATCAGAAAAAGGATCTATGCACGAAGCTGCATCAAAATTATACGATTCTTTACACGAATTAGACAGTAAAAAATTGGATGTAATTATTGCAGAACGATTTCCAGAATTTGGTTTAGGAAAATCTATTAACGACCGTTTACAACGTGCTACTTTTAGCCTTTAA
- a CDS encoding DUF134 domain-containing protein — translation MPRPKKKRKVDNPPKMLGFKPFGIRFCDAEHVVMQYEEYEAIKLVIYDGLSHDTAAENMEVSRPTLTRIYNSALQKIGQGFVEGKSIVIKGGDFEFNKEWFKCKTCFKLIDGIKDPNVCVDCTTDFKNELINLNN, via the coding sequence ATGCCCAGGCCCAAAAAGAAAAGAAAAGTAGACAATCCGCCAAAAATGCTTGGTTTTAAGCCTTTTGGAATTCGGTTTTGTGATGCAGAACATGTTGTTATGCAATATGAAGAATATGAGGCTATTAAATTGGTTATTTATGATGGGCTATCGCATGACACCGCAGCAGAAAATATGGAGGTTTCTAGACCTACACTTACTAGAATTTACAATAGTGCCCTGCAAAAAATTGGTCAAGGATTTGTAGAAGGAAAGTCGATTGTTATTAAAGGAGGTGATTTTGAATTTAATAAGGAATGGTTTAAATGTAAAACATGTTTCAAATTAATTGATGGTATTAAAGACCCTAATGTTTGTGTTGATTGTACTACTGATTTTAAAAATGAATTAATAAATTTAAATAATTAA
- the hemG gene encoding menaquinone-dependent protoporphyrinogen IX dehydrogenase — MKRKIGIIYCSTDGQTKKICEKLSADFKKEQIKTELFSIENFIGHVSEFHTLIIGASIRYGKHNKKIYDFILKNKEQLKGIKTAFFSVNLVARKVDKNTTATNPYLIKFIQDTNWNPDFLEVFAGKLDYKSYSIIDSIMIKLIMKLTDGPTNSKDPIEFTNWEKVNDFGKKISVSFKSNKPTPILHKI; from the coding sequence ATGAAAAGAAAAATTGGAATCATTTACTGCTCTACAGACGGACAAACTAAAAAAATTTGCGAAAAGTTAAGTGCTGATTTCAAGAAGGAACAGATAAAAACAGAACTATTTTCAATTGAAAATTTTATTGGTCATGTATCTGAATTTCATACCCTAATAATTGGTGCTAGTATTAGATACGGAAAACATAACAAAAAGATTTATGACTTTATCTTAAAAAACAAAGAGCAACTTAAAGGAATAAAAACAGCCTTCTTCTCAGTTAATTTAGTAGCAAGAAAAGTAGATAAGAACACAACTGCTACAAACCCTTATCTAATTAAATTCATACAGGATACAAATTGGAATCCTGATTTCTTAGAAGTATTTGCTGGTAAATTAGATTATAAATCATACTCTATAATTGACAGCATTATGATTAAATTAATCATGAAATTAACAGATGGACCAACAAATTCTAAAGACCCCATAGAGTTTACCAATTGGGAAAAAGTAAACGATTTTGGAAAAAAAATAAGTGTGAGTTTTAAAAGTAATAAACCCACACCTATTCTTCACAAAATATAA